CCCCACGCTAATCGGCAAATCAAAACAGGGACCCTCCTTTCGCAGATCCGCTGGCGTCAGGTTCACCACAATGCGCCGCATCGGAAACGCGTAGCCCGCATTCTTGAGCGCCGCCTTCACTCGCTCCCGCGATTCTTGGACCTCCGTACCCGGCAAACCAACCACCACAATGGCAGGCAAGCCGCCGGACACATCCACCTCAACCCCCACCCGGACAGCATCGATGCCCACTAGGGATGCACTCCAAACTCTCGCCAGCATGGCCCCGCTTTATGACTGCTTAATTTGGTTAATAGAGTGCCCTATTGAGGCGCTGGGTTAACCCTACCAGCCAAAATTTCGCCAACACAGCAAAAGGCAAGCTCAGTCCCAAAACTTTTCCCGCCTTTGCATTCACCGGGAGTATGGCAGAATCTCAGCAGCCAAGGTCACCCCTTGGAAACCCTTCACCTTCAGGAAGCGCTCCCCATGAGTGACACCCTCTTTAGCAAAATCGTCCGGCGCGAGATTCCCGCCGACATCATCTACGAAGACAACCTCGCCCTCGCCTTCCGAGACATCAATCCCCAGGCGCCCGTCCACATCCTGGTCATCCCCAAAGACCCCATCCCCACCCTGGCCGACACCGAATCTCACAATCACGCTCTCCTCGGCCATTTGTTACTGACTGTAAAGCGAGTCGCAGAGCAAGAAGGTCTCGAAAACGGCTATCGGGTCGTGATTAACACCGGTCAAGACGGTGGCCAAACCGTTTATCATCTTCATCTTCACATCCTCGGCGGGCGCCAAATGCAGTGGCCGCCAGGCTAGCCCGCCCTCAGCCCAGTTGCTGCTGACGGCCAAAATTAAAGAAAACCACCAAAAGGGTTTACAAAGCTCAACAAAAGAATTAATGTTGTTACATGGGAAAGAGCAAACGCTCACCCAGACATTAAATGCAGTAACAAGCACTCATTCCAACATGACGACTACTCTACAGAGACGCGAAAGCGCCAATCT
This genomic stretch from Geitlerinema sp. PCC 7407 harbors:
- a CDS encoding histidine triad nucleotide-binding protein; this encodes MSDTLFSKIVRREIPADIIYEDNLALAFRDINPQAPVHILVIPKDPIPTLADTESHNHALLGHLLLTVKRVAEQEGLENGYRVVINTGQDGGQTVYHLHLHILGGRQMQWPPG